In a genomic window of Pseudomonas oryzihabitans:
- a CDS encoding IlvD/Edd family dehydratase — MTTPKRPLRSAQWFGSNDKNGFMYRSWMKNQGIPDHEFQGKPVIGICNTWSELTPCNAHFRKIAEHVKRGIYEAGGFPVEFPVFSNGESNLRPTAMLTRNLASMDVEEAIRGNPVDAVVLLTGCDKTTPALLMGAASCDVPAIVVTGGPMLNGKHHGRDIGAGTIVWQMHEAYKAGAIDLNEFLSAEAGMSRSAGTCNTMGTASTMACMAEALGTSLPHNAAIPAVDSRRYVLAHLSGMRIVEMVAEDLRLSKILTKAAFENAIRVNAAIGGSTNAVIHLKAIAGRIGVDLELDDWTRVGRGTPTIVDLQPSGRFLMEEFYYSGGLPAVIRRMGEANLLPHPEALTANGKSIWANCAEAPIYGDDEVIRALDNPLRADGGICVLRGNLAPKGAVLKPSAATPALMQHRGRAVVFENLEDYKARIVDPDLDIDETCVMVLKNCGPKGYPGMAEVGNMGLPPKLLAKGITDMVRISDARMSGTAYGTVVLHVAPEASAGGPLAVVREGDMIELDCASGRLHLDIPDEELAARLADWQPPAEQLLAGGYRRLYVNHVLQADEGCDFDFLVGCRGAEVPRHSH, encoded by the coding sequence ATGACCACGCCCAAACGCCCGCTCCGCTCCGCCCAGTGGTTCGGCAGCAACGACAAGAACGGCTTCATGTACCGCAGCTGGATGAAGAACCAGGGCATCCCGGACCATGAATTCCAGGGCAAGCCCGTCATCGGCATCTGCAACACCTGGTCCGAGCTGACCCCCTGCAATGCCCACTTCCGCAAGATCGCCGAGCACGTCAAGCGCGGCATCTACGAAGCCGGCGGCTTCCCGGTGGAATTCCCGGTGTTCTCCAACGGCGAATCCAACCTCAGACCCACCGCCATGCTGACCCGCAACCTGGCCAGCATGGACGTGGAAGAAGCCATTCGCGGCAACCCGGTGGACGCCGTGGTGCTGCTCACCGGCTGCGACAAGACCACGCCGGCGCTGCTGATGGGCGCCGCCAGCTGCGACGTGCCGGCCATCGTCGTCACCGGTGGCCCCATGCTCAACGGCAAGCACCACGGTCGCGACATCGGTGCCGGCACCATCGTCTGGCAGATGCACGAGGCCTACAAGGCGGGTGCCATCGACCTCAACGAATTCCTCTCCGCCGAAGCCGGGATGTCGCGTTCGGCCGGTACCTGCAACACCATGGGCACCGCCTCGACCATGGCCTGCATGGCCGAAGCCCTGGGCACCTCGCTGCCGCACAACGCCGCCATTCCGGCGGTGGATTCGCGGCGCTACGTGCTGGCGCACCTGTCCGGCATGCGCATCGTCGAGATGGTGGCGGAAGACCTGCGGCTGTCGAAGATCCTCACCAAGGCAGCCTTCGAAAACGCCATCCGCGTCAACGCTGCCATCGGCGGTTCCACCAACGCGGTGATCCACCTCAAGGCCATCGCCGGCCGCATCGGCGTGGACCTGGAGCTGGACGACTGGACCCGGGTCGGTCGCGGCACCCCCACCATCGTCGACCTGCAGCCTTCCGGGCGCTTCCTGATGGAGGAGTTCTACTACTCCGGCGGCCTGCCGGCGGTGATCCGCCGCATGGGCGAGGCCAACCTGCTGCCCCATCCCGAGGCCCTGACCGCCAACGGCAAGAGCATCTGGGCCAACTGCGCCGAGGCGCCCATCTACGGTGACGACGAGGTCATCCGTGCCCTGGACAATCCCCTGCGCGCCGATGGCGGGATCTGCGTCCTGCGCGGCAACCTGGCGCCCAAGGGCGCGGTGCTCAAGCCCTCGGCCGCGACCCCGGCGCTCATGCAGCATCGCGGTCGCGCCGTGGTGTTCGAGAACCTGGAAGACTACAAGGCACGCATCGTCGACCCGGATCTGGACATCGACGAGACCTGCGTGATGGTGCTGAAGAACTGCGGACCCAAGGGTTACCCGGGCATGGCCGAGGTGGGCAACATGGGCCTGCCGCCCAAGCTGCTGGCCAAGGGCATCACCGACATGGTGCGCATCTCCGACGCCCGCATGAGCGGCACCGCCTACGGCACCGTGGTGCTGCACGTGGCGCCCGAAGCCTCGGCCGGCGGCCCGCTGGCGGTGGTGCGCGAAGGCGACATGATCGAGTTGGACTGCGCCTCCGGCCGCCTGCACCTGGACATCCCCGACGAGGAACTGGCCGCGCGCCTGGCCGACTGGCAACCGCCAGCGGAACAGCTGCTGGCCGGCGGCTATCGCCGCCTCTACGTCAACCACGTCCTCCAGGCCGACGAAGGCTGCGACTTCGACTTCCTGGTCGGCTGCCGTGGCGCCGAGGTGCCCCGCCACTCGCACTGA
- a CDS encoding substrate-binding domain-containing protein: MFRVPGVRSLLRAALAAGAVSLSLSAFAADPVKIGFLVKQPEEPWFQTEWAFAEKAAKDKGFTLLKIAVPDGEKTLAAIDSLAANGAKGFVICPPDVSLGPAIVAKAKLNDLKVMAVDDRFVDAKGKFMEDVPYLGMAAFEVGQQQGAAMAAEAEKRGWKWDDTYAVINTYNELDTGKKRTDGSVEALKKAGLPADHIIFAPQKTLDVPGSMDSTTSALVKLPSGAKHLIIGGMNDNTVLGGVRATESAGFKADQVIGIGINGTDAIGELKKPNSGFFGSMLPSPHEEGYQTASMMYEWVTTGKEPPKYTAMDKVTLITRANFQQELEKIGLWK; this comes from the coding sequence ATGTTCCGTGTCCCGGGAGTTCGTTCCCTGCTGCGCGCCGCCCTCGCCGCCGGTGCCGTCAGCCTGTCGCTATCCGCCTTCGCCGCCGATCCGGTCAAGATCGGTTTCCTGGTCAAGCAACCCGAGGAACCCTGGTTCCAGACCGAGTGGGCCTTCGCCGAGAAAGCCGCCAAGGACAAGGGCTTCACCCTGCTCAAGATCGCCGTACCCGACGGCGAGAAGACCCTCGCCGCCATCGACAGCCTCGCCGCCAACGGCGCCAAGGGCTTCGTCATCTGCCCGCCCGACGTCTCCCTCGGCCCAGCCATCGTCGCCAAGGCCAAGCTGAACGACCTCAAGGTGATGGCGGTGGACGACCGCTTCGTCGACGCCAAGGGCAAGTTCATGGAAGACGTGCCCTACCTGGGCATGGCGGCCTTCGAAGTGGGCCAGCAACAGGGCGCCGCCATGGCCGCAGAAGCCGAGAAGCGGGGCTGGAAGTGGGATGACACCTACGCGGTGATCAACACCTACAACGAGCTGGACACCGGCAAGAAGCGCACCGACGGCTCGGTGGAAGCCCTGAAGAAGGCCGGCCTGCCCGCCGACCACATCATCTTCGCCCCGCAGAAGACCCTCGACGTGCCCGGCAGCATGGACTCCACCACCTCTGCGCTGGTCAAGCTGCCCTCGGGCGCCAAGCACCTGATCATCGGCGGCATGAACGACAACACCGTGCTGGGCGGCGTCCGCGCCACCGAGAGCGCCGGCTTCAAGGCCGATCAGGTGATCGGCATCGGCATCAACGGCACCGATGCCATCGGCGAACTGAAGAAACCCAACAGCGGCTTCTTCGGCTCCATGCTGCCCAGCCCCCACGAAGAGGGCTACCAGACCGCCAGCATGATGTACGAGTGGGTCACCACCGGTAAGGAACCGCCCAAGTACACCGCGATGGACAAGGTCACCCTCATCACCCGCGCCAACTTCCAGCAAGAGCTGGAAAAGATCGGCCTCTGGAAGTGA
- a CDS encoding FadR/GntR family transcriptional regulator, whose product MSSSYHASTVEQLGQRLAAGQFPPGSALKVEADLCQELGVSRTILREAIKTLAAKGMLEVGPKVGTRVLPLSRWNLFDTQVVGWLATGGLPAHFVKDLLDLRHAIEPAAVRWACERATPDQVKAILTAYQHLEASLDGGDYNAADQHFHECVLAASHNQFIEQMVPALGALLAASFTLSSADPAELRRTLPLHKDLANGIASRDAARAVWACMMLIDSAAVTLARYTD is encoded by the coding sequence ATGTCCAGCAGCTACCATGCCTCTACCGTAGAACAACTCGGCCAGCGCCTCGCCGCTGGCCAGTTTCCTCCTGGTAGCGCACTCAAGGTAGAAGCCGATCTCTGCCAGGAACTGGGTGTGAGCCGCACCATCCTGCGCGAGGCGATCAAGACGCTGGCGGCCAAAGGCATGCTGGAGGTCGGCCCCAAGGTCGGCACCCGTGTCCTGCCACTCAGCCGCTGGAATTTGTTCGATACCCAGGTGGTGGGCTGGCTGGCCACCGGCGGTCTACCCGCTCATTTCGTCAAAGACCTGCTCGACCTGCGCCATGCCATCGAACCGGCGGCAGTGCGCTGGGCCTGCGAAAGAGCCACACCTGACCAGGTCAAGGCCATTTTAACCGCGTATCAGCACCTGGAAGCTTCGTTGGACGGCGGCGACTACAACGCGGCCGACCAGCACTTCCACGAATGCGTCCTGGCCGCCAGCCACAACCAGTTCATCGAGCAGATGGTACCCGCCCTGGGCGCTCTGCTGGCCGCCTCCTTCACCCTGTCGTCGGCCGATCCCGCCGAGTTGCGCCGCACTCTCCCCCTGCACAAGGATCTGGCCAACGGCATCGCCTCCCGCGACGCCGCCCGCGCCGTCTGGGCCTGCATGATGCTGATCGACAGCGCCGCCGTGACTCTGGCGCGCTACACCGACTGA
- a CDS encoding MFS transporter: MNPESALIRRITFKLVPFLVLLYLVAYIDRSAVGFAKLHMGADVGIGDAAYGLGAGLFFVGYFLFEVPSNLLLDRFGARRWFARILVTWGAITMGMAFVQGPHSFYVMRFLLGVAEAGFFPGVLYYLTQWFPVRHRGKIMGLFILSQPIAMLVTGPLSGMLLQLDGALGLHGWQWLFLCIGAPAVLLAWPTLTRLPDGPHQVAWLDAEEKRWLAAELEKDLHLFDQTRHGNPLHALKDRRVLLLALYYLPVTLSIYGLGLWLPTLIHQFGGSDLTTGFVSAIPYAFGILGLLIVPRSSDRLGDRYGHLAVLYAVGALAMAGSAWFGTAVLQLAALSVVAFCLFSLTALFWTLPGRFFAGASAAAGIALINSVGNLGGYLGPYGIGALKAATGTLASGLYLLAGVLVFGLLLTGVVYTGLERKSRREEGYAAERSAG; encoded by the coding sequence ATGAACCCCGAGTCCGCCCTCATCCGCCGGATCACTTTCAAGCTCGTCCCCTTCCTCGTACTGCTCTATCTCGTGGCCTACATCGATCGCTCCGCGGTGGGTTTCGCCAAGCTGCACATGGGCGCCGACGTCGGCATCGGTGATGCCGCCTACGGCCTGGGGGCCGGGCTGTTCTTCGTGGGCTACTTCCTGTTCGAGGTACCCAGTAACCTGCTGCTGGACCGCTTCGGCGCCCGTCGCTGGTTCGCCCGCATCCTGGTGACCTGGGGTGCCATCACCATGGGCATGGCCTTCGTCCAGGGGCCACACAGCTTCTATGTCATGCGCTTCCTGCTGGGGGTGGCCGAGGCCGGCTTCTTCCCTGGGGTGCTCTATTACCTCACCCAGTGGTTCCCGGTCCGCCATCGCGGCAAGATCATGGGCCTGTTCATCCTCTCCCAGCCCATCGCCATGCTGGTGACGGGGCCGCTGTCGGGCATGCTGCTGCAACTGGATGGCGCGCTCGGGCTGCACGGCTGGCAGTGGCTGTTCCTCTGCATCGGCGCGCCGGCGGTGCTGCTCGCCTGGCCGACCCTGACCCGACTGCCGGACGGTCCGCATCAGGTCGCCTGGCTCGATGCGGAGGAGAAGCGCTGGTTGGCGGCCGAGCTGGAAAAGGACCTGCACCTCTTCGACCAGACCCGCCATGGCAATCCGCTGCACGCGCTCAAGGATCGCCGGGTGCTGCTCTTGGCCCTTTACTATCTGCCGGTGACCCTGAGCATCTATGGCCTGGGGCTGTGGCTGCCGACGTTGATCCACCAATTCGGCGGCAGCGATCTCACCACCGGTTTCGTCTCGGCCATTCCCTATGCCTTCGGTATCCTCGGCCTGCTGATCGTGCCGCGCAGTTCGGATCGGCTGGGTGATCGCTACGGGCACCTGGCGGTGCTCTATGCGGTGGGCGCCCTGGCCATGGCCGGTAGCGCCTGGTTCGGCACCGCCGTGCTGCAACTGGCGGCGCTGTCGGTCGTGGCCTTCTGCCTGTTTTCCCTCACCGCGCTGTTCTGGACCCTGCCCGGACGCTTCTTCGCCGGAGCCAGCGCTGCCGCCGGCATCGCCCTGATCAACTCGGTCGGCAACCTCGGCGGCTATCTGGGCCCCTATGGCATCGGCGCGCTCAAGGCGGCGACCGGTACCCTGGCTTCCGGACTCTATCTGCTGGCGGGGGTGCTGGTGTTCGGTCTGCTGCTGACCGGGGTGGTCTACACCGGCCTCGAACGCAAGAGCCGCCGCGAGGAGGGTTATGCCGCGGAGCGCTCCGCCGGCTGA
- a CDS encoding MFS transporter encodes MNAASPTQSRKGVFAVVLGNAVEFFDFGVYATFAVLIGQVFFPSENAFASLMASVITFGVGFVVRPLGAIFIGAWADRVGRKPAMLLTMVLMALGTGGIAVLPGYEQIGIAAPILLVVTRLLQGLAWGGEAGPATTYILEAAPLHKRGTYACWQVVAQGLAAVAAGLIGYGLTLWLTPEQLLAWGWRMPFLLGLAILPIGLYIRRGLVDTHVGETRGTGAVLREVTTTQRRPLLLGLLILSGSTITQYFLNYMTTFALVELKLPASIAMLATLVMGAAMAVCSILGGILSDRYGRRIILILPRLLLLVLLYPALELIIQAPGPGTFLLTLAVLSGLHGMSGAALIVLLVESFPQRVRATGFSLVYAVGVAAFGGTAQIVVTWLLGATGDRMAPAAYLLVANLVCLGAAWFAAETCPGRQPAERSAA; translated from the coding sequence ATGAACGCTGCCAGCCCTACCCAGTCCCGCAAGGGCGTCTTCGCCGTGGTCCTCGGCAACGCCGTGGAATTCTTCGACTTCGGCGTCTACGCCACCTTCGCCGTACTCATCGGCCAGGTGTTCTTTCCCTCGGAAAACGCCTTCGCCAGCCTGATGGCCAGCGTCATCACCTTCGGCGTCGGCTTCGTCGTCCGGCCGCTGGGCGCCATCTTCATCGGCGCCTGGGCCGACCGTGTCGGTCGCAAGCCCGCGATGCTGCTGACCATGGTGCTGATGGCCCTGGGCACCGGTGGTATCGCCGTGCTGCCCGGCTACGAACAGATCGGCATCGCCGCGCCCATCCTGCTGGTGGTGACGCGCTTGCTGCAGGGCTTGGCCTGGGGCGGCGAAGCCGGTCCCGCCACCACCTACATCCTCGAAGCAGCGCCGCTGCACAAGCGCGGCACCTACGCCTGTTGGCAGGTGGTGGCCCAGGGCCTGGCGGCAGTGGCAGCCGGGCTGATCGGCTATGGTCTGACGCTCTGGCTCACTCCCGAACAACTGCTGGCCTGGGGCTGGCGAATGCCCTTCCTGCTCGGTCTGGCGATCCTACCCATCGGCCTCTATATAAGGCGCGGCTTGGTAGATACCCACGTTGGCGAAACCCGCGGAACCGGGGCGGTGTTGCGCGAGGTCACGACCACCCAGCGCCGACCGCTGCTGCTGGGACTCTTGATCCTCTCCGGCAGCACCATCACCCAGTATTTCCTCAACTACATGACCACCTTCGCCCTGGTGGAACTCAAGCTACCCGCCAGCATCGCCATGCTCGCCACCCTGGTGATGGGCGCGGCCATGGCGGTCTGCTCGATCCTCGGCGGCATCCTCAGCGATCGCTATGGCCGGCGCATCATCCTGATCCTGCCGCGGCTACTGTTGCTGGTGCTGCTCTATCCGGCGCTGGAACTGATCATCCAGGCCCCCGGACCAGGCACCTTCCTGCTGACCCTGGCAGTGCTCTCCGGCCTGCACGGCATGAGCGGCGCCGCGCTGATCGTCTTGCTGGTGGAGAGCTTTCCGCAGCGGGTGCGGGCCACCGGCTTCTCGCTGGTCTATGCGGTGGGGGTGGCAGCCTTCGGCGGCACCGCCCAGATCGTGGTGACCTGGCTGCTCGGCGCCACCGGGGATCGCATGGCGCCGGCCGCCTACCTGCTGGTTGCCAACCTGGTCTGTCTCGGCGCCGCCTGGTTCGCCGCCGAGACCTGTCCGGGACGTCAGCCGGCGGAGCGCTCCGCGGCATAA
- a CDS encoding FadR/GntR family transcriptional regulator, whose translation MNYKTPLPRKSRHARIVNELGTQIVSGHFRPEQRLPPEAQLCEDYDVSRPVLREATRVLVAKGLVRSKPKVGTVVKPRHEWHLFDPDVLHWLLQSDSRHGFYETLVKVRNIIEPEVAAMAAANALPEDVAAIEDAYVRMEQAENIADMAEPDMAFHLSIANATHNELLIHLYSIMLLPVREYLERSAALFDRGGLTLLVSRHKAILTAIQHRDPLSARHAAIAQLAGVDDLVTETFRTEPLSAADI comes from the coding sequence ATGAATTACAAGACCCCGTTGCCGCGAAAAAGCCGACACGCCCGTATCGTCAATGAACTCGGAACCCAGATCGTTTCCGGTCATTTTCGACCCGAGCAGCGTCTGCCGCCCGAGGCTCAATTGTGCGAAGACTACGATGTCAGTCGTCCAGTGCTGCGAGAGGCAACCCGGGTGCTGGTCGCCAAGGGACTGGTCCGCTCCAAGCCCAAGGTCGGCACCGTAGTGAAGCCGCGCCATGAGTGGCACCTATTCGATCCCGATGTGCTGCATTGGCTGCTGCAGAGCGACTCGCGGCACGGCTTCTACGAGACGCTGGTCAAGGTGCGTAACATCATCGAGCCGGAGGTCGCGGCCATGGCTGCGGCCAATGCCCTACCCGAAGATGTAGCCGCGATCGAAGATGCGTATGTGCGAATGGAGCAGGCAGAGAACATCGCCGACATGGCCGAGCCGGACATGGCCTTCCATCTATCCATCGCCAATGCCACCCACAACGAGCTGCTGATCCACCTGTACAGCATCATGCTGCTGCCGGTACGGGAGTATCTCGAACGCTCCGCGGCACTGTTCGACAGGGGCGGCCTGACGCTGCTGGTATCTCGCCACAAGGCGATCCTGACCGCCATCCAGCATCGCGATCCGCTCAGTGCTCGCCATGCTGCCATCGCTCAACTGGCCGGAGTCGATGATCTGGTGACAGAAACCTTCAGAACCGAACCCTTGTCCGCGGCCGATATTTGA
- a CDS encoding SMP-30/gluconolactonase/LRE family protein, with protein sequence MDWQPLLPQRFKLAEGPFWDQQTKALYWVDIAGFKACRLHGEHYQEWQLDRPCSAFVPTVRGDALVTLPDGVFRLDLDSPEDRPRLELFCVADPDPGNRGNEARCDARGRLWLGTMQNNLDAQGGDVPIERHSGGLFRIDPDGSVTRHASNLGIANTLVWSAAENHVISADTLKDTLYRYPLDAAGNLGEPMVWAGPHERGSPDGSAIDSEGCVWNARWDGNCLLRFSPEGELLEIVELPVQRPTSCVFGGADLRTLFVTSAAADGALDGAVLMATAPVSGMPCHRFAG encoded by the coding sequence ATGGACTGGCAGCCGCTGCTTCCCCAGCGCTTCAAATTGGCCGAAGGTCCCTTCTGGGATCAGCAGACCAAGGCGCTCTACTGGGTGGACATCGCCGGTTTCAAGGCCTGCCGCCTGCACGGCGAGCATTATCAGGAATGGCAACTGGATCGCCCCTGCTCGGCCTTCGTGCCCACGGTGCGCGGCGATGCCCTGGTGACCCTGCCGGACGGTGTCTTCCGCCTGGATCTCGACTCGCCCGAAGACCGGCCTCGCCTCGAACTCTTCTGCGTCGCCGACCCCGACCCGGGCAACCGCGGCAACGAAGCCCGTTGCGACGCCCGTGGTCGCCTCTGGCTGGGCACCATGCAGAACAACCTCGACGCCCAGGGCGGCGACGTCCCCATCGAGCGGCATTCGGGCGGCCTGTTCCGCATCGATCCGGACGGCAGCGTCACCCGCCACGCCAGCAACCTGGGCATCGCCAATACCCTGGTGTGGAGCGCGGCGGAAAACCATGTCATCAGCGCCGACACCCTGAAGGACACCCTCTATCGCTATCCGCTGGATGCCGCCGGCAATCTCGGCGAACCCATGGTCTGGGCCGGCCCCCACGAACGCGGCTCGCCAGACGGCTCGGCCATCGACAGCGAAGGCTGCGTGTGGAACGCGCGCTGGGACGGCAACTGCCTGCTGCGCTTCTCGCCGGAGGGCGAGCTGCTGGAGATCGTCGAGCTGCCGGTCCAGCGCCCCACCAGCTGCGTCTTCGGCGGCGCGGATCTACGCACCCTGTTCGTCACCAGCGCCGCGGCCGATGGCGCTCTCGACGGTGCCGTATTGATGGCCACCGCGCCGGTTTCCGGCATGCCCTGCCATCGCTTCGCCGGTTGA
- the araG gene encoding L-arabinose ABC transporter ATP-binding protein AraG gives MAALEQTAARSADSLGFVGIGKTFPGVKALADISFNVRPGSVHALMGENGAGKSTLLKILSGYHAPTTGHLNVDGQELVFKSTAEAIRAGVAVIQQELQLVPEMTVAENLFLGHLPARYGIVNRGHLRRQALELLKGLAEEIDPHTKVGRLSLGQRQLVEIAKALSRGARVIAFDEPTSSLSARETDRLMTIIARLRDEGRVVLYVSHRMEEVFRICDAVTVFKDGRHVRTIERLADITPDQLITLMVGRDLADIYDYRPREIGGGCLKVEGLLGQGLQQPVSFEVCQGEILGLFGLVGAGRTELLRLLAGLEKHKAGSLSLKGAPVSLKSPRDAIAAGILLCPEDRKKEGIVPLASVAENINISARAHHASLGCLIQGRWEKANAEKQIRALNVKTPHAGQKIKNLSGGNQQKAILGRWLSMPMQVLLLDEPTRGIDVGAKSEIYAIIHDLAARGIAVVVVSSDLMEVMGVADRILVMSEGAITGEVARAEFNDERLLQLALPRTRA, from the coding sequence ATGGCAGCCCTGGAACAAACCGCCGCCCGTAGCGCCGACAGCCTCGGCTTCGTCGGTATCGGCAAGACCTTTCCCGGCGTCAAGGCGCTCGCCGACATCTCCTTCAACGTGCGTCCCGGCTCGGTGCATGCCCTCATGGGCGAGAACGGTGCGGGCAAGTCGACCCTGCTGAAGATCCTCAGCGGCTACCACGCCCCCACCACTGGCCACCTCAACGTCGATGGCCAGGAACTGGTGTTCAAGAGCACCGCCGAAGCCATCCGCGCCGGCGTCGCCGTGATCCAGCAGGAATTGCAGCTGGTGCCGGAGATGACCGTCGCCGAAAACCTCTTTCTCGGCCACCTGCCGGCGCGCTACGGCATCGTCAACCGCGGCCACCTGCGCCGCCAGGCGCTGGAGCTGCTCAAGGGCTTGGCCGAAGAGATCGATCCCCATACCAAGGTCGGGCGCCTCTCGCTCGGCCAGCGCCAGCTGGTGGAGATCGCCAAGGCGCTGTCCCGTGGCGCCCGCGTCATCGCCTTCGACGAGCCCACCAGCTCCCTGTCCGCCCGCGAGACCGACCGGCTGATGACCATCATCGCCCGGCTGCGCGACGAAGGCCGGGTGGTGCTCTATGTCTCCCACCGCATGGAAGAGGTCTTCCGCATCTGCGACGCGGTGACGGTGTTCAAGGACGGTCGCCACGTGCGCACCATCGAGCGCCTGGCCGACATCACCCCCGACCAGCTGATCACCCTGATGGTCGGCCGCGATCTCGCCGACATTTACGACTACCGCCCGCGCGAGATCGGCGGTGGCTGCCTCAAGGTCGAAGGTCTGCTCGGCCAGGGCCTGCAGCAGCCGGTGAGCTTCGAGGTCTGCCAGGGCGAGATCCTCGGCCTGTTCGGCCTGGTCGGTGCCGGTCGTACCGAGCTCTTGCGCCTGCTAGCGGGGCTGGAGAAGCACAAGGCCGGCAGCCTGAGCCTCAAGGGCGCCCCGGTCAGCCTGAAATCCCCGCGCGACGCCATCGCCGCCGGCATCCTGCTCTGCCCGGAAGATCGCAAGAAGGAAGGCATCGTGCCCCTGGCCAGCGTGGCCGAGAACATCAACATCAGCGCCCGCGCCCATCACGCCAGCCTGGGTTGCCTGATCCAGGGTCGCTGGGAAAAGGCCAACGCCGAGAAGCAGATCCGCGCCCTCAACGTGAAGACGCCCCACGCCGGGCAGAAGATCAAGAATCTTTCCGGCGGCAACCAGCAGAAGGCCATTCTCGGTCGCTGGCTGTCGATGCCCATGCAGGTACTGCTGCTCGACGAACCCACCCGCGGCATCGACGTGGGCGCCAAGTCGGAGATCTACGCCATCATCCATGACCTCGCCGCCCGCGGCATCGCCGTGGTGGTGGTGTCCAGCGACCTGATGGAAGTCATGGGCGTGGCCGATCGCATCCTGGTGATGAGCGAAGGCGCCATCACCGGCGAGGTGGCCCGCGCCGAGTTCAACGACGAGCGCCTGCTGCAGCTCGCCCTGCCCCGTACCCGTGCCTGA
- the araH gene encoding L-arabinose ABC transporter permease AraH, whose product MSAQPHSLTPPRRGFDTRRFLDDWAMMLAAVVIFTLCALFVQNFLSPLNMRGLGLAISTVGIAACTMLFCLASGHFDLSVGSVIACAGVVAAVVMRDFDSVFLGVAAALAMGLVVGLINGLVIAKLKINALITTLATMQIVRGLGYIFSDGKAVGVSQEQFFVFGNGQLFGLPVPIVITLLCILFFGWLLNYTTFGRNTMAIGGNEEAALLAGVHVDRTKIIIFAMHGVIGALAGVVLASRMTSGQPMIGQGFELTVISACVLGGVSLAGGIGMIRHVIAGVLILAIIENAMNLKNIDTFYQYVIRGTILLLAVVIDRFKQR is encoded by the coding sequence ATGTCCGCCCAACCCCACAGCCTGACCCCGCCTCGCCGCGGTTTCGACACCCGCCGCTTCCTCGACGACTGGGCCATGATGCTGGCTGCCGTCGTCATCTTCACCCTCTGCGCGCTGTTCGTGCAGAACTTCCTCTCGCCGCTGAACATGCGCGGTCTGGGTCTGGCGATCTCCACCGTGGGCATCGCCGCCTGCACCATGCTGTTCTGCCTGGCGTCCGGCCACTTCGACCTCTCGGTGGGGTCGGTCATCGCCTGTGCAGGGGTGGTCGCCGCGGTGGTGATGCGGGACTTCGACAGCGTCTTCCTCGGCGTCGCCGCCGCCCTGGCCATGGGCCTGGTGGTGGGCCTGATCAACGGCCTGGTAATCGCCAAGCTCAAGATCAACGCCCTGATCACCACGCTGGCGACCATGCAGATCGTGCGCGGCCTGGGCTACATCTTCTCCGACGGCAAGGCGGTGGGTGTCTCCCAGGAGCAATTCTTCGTGTTCGGCAACGGCCAGCTGTTCGGCCTGCCGGTGCCCATCGTCATCACCCTGCTGTGCATCCTGTTCTTTGGCTGGCTGCTCAACTACACCACCTTCGGCCGCAACACCATGGCCATCGGCGGCAACGAGGAAGCCGCGCTGCTGGCCGGCGTCCACGTCGACCGCACCAAGATCATCATCTTCGCCATGCACGGGGTGATCGGCGCCCTGGCCGGCGTGGTGCTGGCCTCGCGCATGACCTCCGGCCAGCCGATGATCGGCCAGGGCTTCGAACTCACGGTGATCTCCGCCTGCGTGCTGGGCGGGGTTTCCCTGGCCGGCGGCATCGGCATGATCCGCCACGTGATCGCCGGTGTGCTGATCCTGGCGATCATCGAGAACGCCATGAACCTGAAGAACATCGACACCTTCTACCAGTACGTCATCCGCGGAACCATCCTGCTGCTGGCGGTGGTCATCGACCGCTTCAAGCAGCGCTAA